Genomic segment of Vibrio natriegens NBRC 15636 = ATCC 14048 = DSM 759:
GAATACGCTTCTGACTTTAACCCTAGCGAATTTGATGCCGACCAGGTAACGGCGTTAGCCAAATCAGCCGGGATGAATTATATGGTGGTCACAGCTAAGCATCACGACGGGTTTGCCATGTATCACAGCCCATCACATCCTTTCAACATCACAGATGCCACACCGTTTCAACGCGATCCAGTCGCGGAACTCAGTCAAAGCTGTCGTCATAAGGACTTGGATTTTGGCCTATATTATTCGCATGTGATCGACTGGGAGAACGAAAACGCGGTGTCAAAAGCCCCCAATGACTGGGACTTCAACCCAGACCAAGCCAATTATCAGGAATACTGGAATAAGAAGTGCATGCCTCAGGTTAATGAGTTGCTTGAGCAGTACGGAGATCTATGTTCGCTGTGGTTTGATATGGGGGGCTTTGATGTACAAGAAGAAGCTGACCACGTACGTCGGATCGGCGAACTGATGGCATTAATCCGGAAAAAACAGCCTGATGCGGTGGTTAACAGCCGAGTTACGGCACCGGAGTGTGAGTACCAGTTGGATTGGGATATCAAAACCGGTCACGACAACTACATGGAGCCACTTTATATCAAGCCATATTACTGGGAAGGCATTGCTACCAGTAATGACAACTGGGGCTATAGCCGCAATGACAATAATACTAAGTCCAGTAAGGATCTGATAAACCAGCTGTGTTCCGTAGTTAGCCGGGGCGGGAACTTTCTGCTCAATATAACCCTGGATCATAACGGGCGTATTCCACAGTCCCTTGTGAGATTACTTAGCGAGATAGGCCAATGGATGCAGGTGAATCAGGAAGCGGTGATCGATACAGAAGCTACCCCGCTGCAGACCGGTTTCAATTGGGGCGTGGTAACACATAGACCAGCCACCAATAAACTGTATCTGCATGTGCAGCGTCAGCCAGAGCAAAACGTTATCTGCTTACATAGTCTCAACAATCGAATCAAACAGGTGCGATTGCTTGATCACCAAATCAAAGGCCATGTTTCCTATTTGCAGAAAACACATACCGATACGGGCATTACGGCCAGCACCCTCAACCTGCAATTCGAGCACAATTATGATCGGATGCCTCTGGTGATCGAGCTGGAGTATGACGGTGAGCTGGACATCAACCCTATCATCCATCAGGACCGACTGGCCAAAGTGCGCCTGGACACGCTCAATATCGCTCACTTTGATCCTGAAAAACTCACTTACCGCTGGACCTTCCAAGTTGAGCGCCCGGGCCGGTTCGCCTTAGATCTGGTTTCTTTGGAAACCATGCATCATAAAGACCCTCAATGGGTGCACAACGGTAAAACTGGTCGCATAAGCTGTGCGGATCAGTCCTGGGAGTTTGAGCTAAACCTCGACAAAACAGACGCCAACGATGCCCAGGTACCGTGGAAGAACGTTCACAGTCGCTTGGGCGAGCTGCATTTTCCTCAAGCCGGTGAATATACACTGGAGATAAGCGAGTTGCCGCTGGCTATCGATCAGTCTGAAAAATATGGTCAGGATTACATTAATCTTGAATATCTGCAGTTGGGCCCTCGCTTGGCGTGAGCCTAGGATTTCTAATATTACCAATCTGGAAAATTAACTGTTCAGGGAACAGGGTTCGATAAACAAACTCTATTTGCCATGGATGGCAAATCGAAGCCCCATGGATGGGTTCATGCGTGTTTGTATTCGATGCCTGTTTCTATAATCAAGTATGACCACTTTCTTACTTAGGTTGGTATAATTCGGTGAGGTGTGACTCTTATTACACAAAATAAAAAGCCCGGCATTAAGCCGGGCAAAGTTCCAGAACAAAAGGATCTTATCCCGCTCTCCTTGGGATAAAGTCTGCGTCTGTTCGACCAGTTAAACTGATCAAGCTCTGGAAACTGGTTTGTTGGGACACATCTTCGTCTGACGAAAGGCCCCAACAATTTCGATTAGCAGTGTACTGACTAACCTTGGTATTTCTTGATAACTAGCGTTGCGTTAGTACCGCCAAAGCCAAAGCTGTTTGACATTACCGTATCGATCTCAGCATCACGAGCTTCAGTTACGATATCCAGACCTTTCGCAGCTTCATCCAAGTTTTCAATGTTGATGCTTGGAGCAATGAAGTTGTTGTCTAGCATTAGCGTCGAGTAGATTGCTTCGTGAACACCAGCCGCACCTAGTGCGTGACCAGTCATCGCTTTTGTCGCAGAGATTGCAGGGCTGTTTTCACCAAATAGCTCTTGAATCGCACCTAGCTCTTTCACATCACCTACAGGCGTAGAAGTACCGTGTGTGTTGATGTAATCGATGTGGTCAACGCCTTGCATTGCCATCTTCATACAACGAACAGCACCTTCACCTGATGGCGCTACCATGTCGTAGCCATCAGAAGTCGCACCGTAACCTACGATCTCACCGTAGATTTTCGCGCCACGTGCTAGTGCATGCTCTAGTTCTTCGATAACCAGCATACCGCCACCACCAGAGATAACGAAACCGTCACGGTCAGCATCGTACGTACGAGATGCTTTTTCTGGAGTGTCGTTGTACTTGGTAGAAAGTGCGCCCATCGCATCAAACATCATAGTTTGAGACCAATCTAGCTCTTCACCACCACCCGCAAATACGATGTCCTGTTTACCAAGCTGGATTAGCTCCATAGCGTGGCCGATACAGTGTGCAGACGTTGCACAAGCTGAACTCATTGTGTAGTTCACACCGCGAATTTTAAACGGTGTCGCAAGACACGCAGAAACAGTAGAAGACATGGTACGTGGAACCATGTATGGACCAATACGCTTCACGCCTTTCTCACGCATCGTATCTGTCGCTAGTGTTTGGTTTAACGCAGAAGCACCACCAGAACCAGCAACAATACCAGTACGATCGTTTGAAACTTGATCGTCAGATAGGCCAGCGTCTTCAATTGCCTGCTGCATTGATAGGTATGCATAAGCAGCCGCATCACCCATAAAGCGCATCTGTTTACGGTCGATGTGTTCCGCTGGGTTAATTTTCAGATCACCCCATACTTGCGAACGAAGACCGTGTTCTTTGAACTGCTCAGATGCAGTGATGCCAGATTTGCCCGCTTTAAGAGACGCTAGAACTTCTTCGACGTTGTTACCGATACTTGAAACAATACCCATACCGGTGATTACGACTCGTTTCATTATGACATTCCTATAATTCAAAAATCCGCTAGATAATAACTAAGATAGTCAACAAAAGTGGTCAGCTTTCCTATAAATTCGTACAATCGTCCTATTGTTACCGTGCCAAATCACAAAATTACGACCAATATGACTTCAATAAAAAACGCAGAACTGGGTTGGAACGAATCTGGTACGCCAGTTTCTGACCAATTTGATGATGTTTACTTCTCTAACGTAAACGGTCTTGAAGAGACACGCTACGTTTTCCTCAAAAAAAATCATCTCCCAGAAAGATGGCAGGAGTTTGACCAAAGACGCTTTGTCATTGGTGAAACCGGATTTGGCACTGGATTAAACTTCCTAGCGGTATGGCAGTGGTTTAACGAGTTTCATCGTGAAAACCCTGAGGCAACATTAAAAGAGCTGCATTTTGTCAGTTTCGAAAAGTATCCTCTGAGTCAGGCGGATCTAATAAAAGCCCATCAAGCCTGGCCAGAGTTAGCAGATTATGCCGCGAAACTTCAAAAACACTACCCAGCAGCAGTACCAGAGTGCCATCGAATCGTATTAGAAGATGGCGCAATCACCCTCGACCTGTGGTTTGGTGATATCAAAGACTGCATGCCACAAGTACCTTATGGTGAATCAGGCTTGATCGACGCTTGGTTCCTGGATGGTTTTGCACCTAGTAAAAACCCAGAGATGTGGAATCAGAATCTGTTCAACGGTATGGCAAAACTGGCCAAGCAAGATTGTACTGTCGCGACCTTTACTGCAGCAGGTTTTGTGCGTCGTGGCTTGATTGAAGCAGGCTTTACCATGGCCAAAGTAAAAGGCTTTGGTACCAAGCGCGAAATGATCGCCGGCACAATGGAACAGCGTCAAACACACTCAAATCACTTACCCTGGTTTAACCGAACAGCGGCAAGCCATTCTGACTCAATTGCCATTATTGGTGGTGGCATAGCAAGCGCAGCCCTGGCAAAAACATTAAGCCGTCGTGGTCAAAACGTCACACTGTATTGTAAAGATGTTCGACCAGCAGAAGGGGCATCGGGTAACCGACAAGGCGCCGTTTATCCACTGCTTAATGGCCCTCACACTGGTGTGTCGCGTGTGTTTGCTCCTGCCTTTCTGTTCGCTCGTCAGTTTATTGAGCAAACGGCGGAAGAAATCAGTTTTGACCATGAGTGGTGTGGCGTCACCCAATTGATGTGGGATGAAAAGTCCACAGCTAAGTTAGAAAGGATATTAGAAGGCAACTTCACGCCCGAGCTCATTCAGAAACTTTCAACAGAAGAAACGGCTGAAGCTATTGGCTTGCCTATCGATATGCCTTCAGTGCACTACCCTTTGGGTGGTTGGCTTTGTCCTGCCGAATTAACTCGTGGGCTGATCGCTCAGCTTGAAAAAAATGACAATTTCGAAGCCAAGCTTGAACACAAAATCGACGCGCTCACTTGGAATGAAGAAAGTCAAAGCTGGGTACTAACATCGAATGGTCAAACCTTTGAACACTCAGCCGTCGTGATTGCCAATGGCCATGAGTTCCAAACGTTGAGCCAAACCGCGGATCTGCCTATGGGACAAGTCAAAGGTCAGGTAAGCCACGCGCCAGCAACAGAAACGCTTTCTAAGCTGAAATCGGTGCTTTGCTACGATGGCTACATGACGCCTGTTAACCCAAATAATCAGCAGCTCTGCATTGGCGCAAGTTACGATCGCAGCCATTTGGATTACGAGTTTGATGCCGAAGCGCAACGCGACAATGCTGACAAGCTCGTCAAGTGTGTGCCAAATCAGACATGGACCAACGAGGTCGACATAACAGGAAACTTATCACGCCAAGGCATTCGCTGTGTGAGTCGCGACCACCTGCCATTTATTGGTAATGTGAGTAATTTTGAGTCAGTTAAAACACAATACGCAAACTTGCAAAACCTGAAGGAAGAGGAAGTTGAAGCAATTCATCAGTTCCCTAACCTATTCTGCTTTTTAGGTCTGGGTTCTCGCGGATTGAGCTCTGCACCACTGATGGCTGAACTGCTGGCTTCACAAATTTGTGGCGACCCTCTGCCACTGCCTGTAGAAGTGTTAGCTGAATTGCATCCAAGTCGGATGTGGGTTCGTAAGCTGCGCAAAGGTAAGGCGATTACTGAACTTTAGTTAAGTTTTGGCAGAAACAAAAAGCGTGGTCAGGGAGCTTGTAACAACGATGCGTTATTAGAGGCATCCAGACCACACTAAACTCAAAGGAATGACTGTGCTTAGAGATAGGTGGGGGCTCTTACCATTCACTAAACACGAGTATCATTCCCGAGAAATAATAACTGTGGAAGTAAATCCTGGCTGGGTTACGCCAATTGAGCGACTGCTTGTTGTACTTGCTCAGCGATTTCTGCATTTAGACTTGCACCGGTTTCTACGTCAAAATTCTCGTAGAAGTTTGGCACTGACACAGACGCCTTAACATCTGCACCAAAGAACTGAGCAGAACCTGTTGCCGCTGCCAATACGCTTTGTGCGCCACCAGGGCCTGGAGATGTAGCTAGATAAACAACTGGCTTGTTTTGGAATACATTACGTTCAATACGCGTCGCCCAGTCAAACAAGTTTTTGTACGCTGCAGCGTAAGAACCGTTGTGTTCAGCAAAAGAAACCACGATTGCATCCGCTTGTTCTAGCTCTCTTAAGAAGGCAATCGCACCCTCTGCCTGGCCGATCTCTTTCTCTGTATCTTCACTAAACATTGGAACTTGATAGTTGTTTAGGTCCAATACATTCACTTGCGCGCCTTCAACTTGATTGGCTGCGTAAGTAGCAAGTACTTTGTTGATTGATGTTGAGCTGGTAGAAGCAGCAAATGCGACAATTTTCATGGTTGTATCCTTTTGTTCACTCTTTATGCCATCAGAATAAAAGTTAAACAGTTTGCCAACAACCACAAAAATTTTACGGAGAGATTCAAATTTTTCGAAATAGTACGTAGGCCTACTTCGAAACTATTAGAAATGGGGTAGGAATAATTAAGCTTGAGCCTGTAGCTCTTGCCATAGATCGCTAACAATAATGCGATCGGATGGACTTAGCTCTGTACGAGCTTCATCTAAACTGTTGGCGATGCGAGCTTTCAGCTCTTCAATATCATTGATGCCTTCGTCTTCACACGATGCAGCAGATAAAGAGATGTGACCACGCAGATAACCACCAGCAAACAGCTCGTCATCTGATGCTGTTTCAATTCGAGCATCAATCAGTTCCAGTAGTTTTTCTTCAAATTCAATAATCATGGAGTATCTCTGAGGTTATTTAACGATAAAGTCAGACGCTTCCAGCGGCTTAGTTTGGTAAAAAGAGCGTAGCGCTTCAGACAGCATTTTCACTCGTTGCGGCAATCCCGTCTCCAGAATACCTAACACTTCGTTATGCACTTTACGCATAAAACCAAGCCTATCTGGTTCAAAATCGCCGTGTAGATTGTCACAACTGACAGTAAAAGGGAAGCCAGCACTTTTAGACAGTATCCACTCGTATGCCTGAGGGCGAACTTCTACTTTCTCAAACTCAGCCTGAACCTCAGCCGTTCGGCCATCCGGCTCGTACCAATAACCAAAATCCTCCAACAAACGACGCTCAGGGCCAGCTACACACCAATGCGAGATTTCATGAAGTGCAGACGCATAGAAACCACGAGCAAAAATAATCCGGTGGTGAGGTTGCTCTTCATCAGCAGGAAGGTAGATAGGTTCATCTCCACCCAGCTCTAGTTTCGTGTTAAAAGGTTCTAGAAATGTGTCGTTAAATAGGGTGATAAGGTCTTGATAGTCGTGGGTCATCATCGATTCTGTATTTTATACGGACTTACGCTGCGCATTGTCGCTGTTTTTATCCAGCTCGTAAAGCCACACAACAGGTTTGGTTATTAGCTGGATTAATCTGAAACCTTACTTCTCGATACAATTTCTCATTCGTCACAGATCACATTTCCCACTACACTCTCGCAATATTTTATGCTCTCAGATGAGTAGAGCGTATTGATAGGTTTGAGGCACTTTCCCATCGCTTCAAGCCTGGTTGTATTTGATGTTGAGTGTCCCTTATGCTGCTAAGTGTGTTGTATGTCATTGGTATCACGGCTGAAGCCATGACTGGTGCGTTAAGTGCCGGACGAAGAAAAATGGACTGGTTTGGAGTTATGTTGGTCGCGAGTGCCACTGCCATCGGTGGCGGCACCGTCCGTGATATCTTATTAGGGCACTATCCGCTCGGCTGGGTAAAAAACCCGGAGTTTCTCGCCATCACTTGCCTTGCTGGGATTTTAACAACAGGGCTAGCGAAATGGGTGATCAAATTAAAAGGTCTGTTTATTCGTCTCGATGCGCTAGGCTTGATCGTCTTTAGTATCATCGGCACTAAAATCGCACTGGATATGGGGCTGCACCCTGGTATCTGTATGGTGTCTGCATTAGTGACTGGTGTATTTGGCGGACTACTTCGTGATCTGATTTGTCGTCAGACTCCATTAGTACTGCATGAAGAGCTCTACGCATCCGTAGCCTTAATCGCTTCTGGGCTGTACTTAGCATTATTAGAATTTAATGTGCCGGACGTCACGGCCACTATCGTAACGCTGGTGGTTGGCTATGTGTTACGTATGGCAGCGGTTCGATTTAAATGGCGTTTGCCATCTTTCCATTTGGAAACCGAAAGCTCACTTCATTAAACATGCAAAACAAAAAAAGGTTGCCAATAAGGCAACCTTTTTTGTATTCAAAACAATGGTTAAATCTTTGGCGTCTCTGTCGTCACACCAAAGTTCTGACCACGGTGACGAAGCAAGTGATCCATCACAACAATCGCCAGCATTGCTTCAGCAATAGGTACCGCGCGGATACCAACACATGGGTCATGACGACCTTTAGTGATCAGCTGAGTTGGCTCACCTTCTTTGGTGATCGTGTCACCCGGAACCGTGATGCTTGAGGTTGGCTTAAGCGCAATATTTGCCACAATATCCTGGCCAGTAGAAATACCACCAAGAATACCGCCAGCATGGTTACTGCCAAAACCTTGTGGAGAAAGCGTATCACGGTGCTGGCTTCCGCGTTGGTTCACAACATCAAAACCATCACCCACTTCAACACCTTTCACCGCGTTAATGCTCATCAGCGCATGCGCAATATCTGCATCTAAACGATCAAAGACTGGCTCACCAAGACCGACAGGCACATTGGTTGCGACAACCTGAATCTTCGCACCAATTGAGTCGCCTTCTTTTTTCAGGTCACGGATAAGCTGGTCAAACGCTTCAACTTTATCAACATCCGGACAGAAGAACGCGTTGTTTTCGATTTCATCCCAATCCACTTTGTCGATAGACACATCACCCATTTGTGATAGGTAAGCGCGGATTTCTACGCCGAATTCGTCCTTCAGGTATTTTTTCGCAATCGCACCTGCCGCAACACGCATTGCCGTTTCACGAGCTGACGAACGGCCGCCACCACGATAATCACGAATGCCGTATTTTTGATGGTAAGTGTAATCTGCGTGCCCTGGACGGAATTTATCTTTGATCTCAGAATAATCTTTCGAGCGTTGATCGGTGTTCTCAATCAACAGACCGATTGATGTACCCGTTGTTTTACCCTCGAACACACCTGAAAGAATTTTAACTTCATCCGGCTCACGACGCTGTGTAGTGTAACGTGATGTGCCAGGACGACGACGGTCCAGATCGACTTGCAGATCTGCTTCTGTAATTTCTAACCCCGGCGGGCACCCGTCTACGATACATCCCAGTGCGATACCGTGACTTTCCCCGAATGTCGTCACTCGGAAATGTTGTCCGATACTGTTTCCTGCCATTACTTCCTCAAGTTATTGTCGCCACGCCTTCTCAAATCGAGGCGCAACTGCTTATCAATTCTTCGTGGATTCATAGTGGCTCTATTACGTTTTGATGTAAAGAGTAAATATTCACTTAATCTTGATGAATTCCGCATAAAAAAACACCGAGCACTAGGCTCGGTGTTGTAGAAAATGATGGGTATGGCTATTAGTCTTTGTACAGTTTGAACTCTTCTGCACATTCCACTAGTTGATCACGAGTCAGCATGAATACACCGTGGCCGCCATTTTCAAATTCAATCCAGGTAAATGGAATCTGTGGGTATTGATCCATCATATGAATCATAGAGTTACCCACTTCACAAATCAGGATACCGTTGTCTGTCAGATAATCCGGTGCATTAGCCAAAATACGACGAACCAGTTTCAGACCATCCGTACCCGCAGCCAGGCCAAGCTCTGGCTCATGCGTGAACTCGTCTGGCAGGCTGTTCATGTCTTCTTCGTCTACGTACGGTGGATTTGACACGATAAGGTTGTATTTCTCTTTTGGTAAGTCACGGAACAAATCCGAACGCATTGGGAATACTTGCTGTTCCATGCCGTGATCCTGAACGTTTTGCTCAGCCACTTGCAGTGCATCCGTCGAGATATCGATAGCATCAACTTCTGCTTCTGGGAATGCGTGCGCACAAGCAATCGCAATACAGCCACTACCCGTACACATATCCATGATACGAACTGGCTCTTCCACTAACCAAGGTTGGAATTCTGCTTGGATCAGTTCACCAATTGGGGAACGCGGCACAAGTACACGTTCATCCACGAAGAACTCAAGACCGCAGAACCACGCTTTGTTAGTCAGGTATGCGGTAGGTGTGCGATCGTTGATGCGTTTTACTACACGCTCAACAATACGCATGCGCTCGCTGGTTGTCAGGCGAGAGCTCAATACGTGTGGAGGCACATCGATCGGCAAGTATAACGTTGGCAGGATAAGCTGCACGGCTTCATCCCACGCGTTATCAGTACCGTGACCGTAAAACAGGTTCGCAGCATTAAAGCGGCTGACCGTCCAACGAATCATATCTTGAAGGGTATGTAGCTCAGATACCGCTTCTTCTACAAAAATCTTATCCAAAATTGCCTCCGAAAAGCGCTACAATACTGCTAATAAAATTTATTAATGAATTTGTTTACCTAATGAGCAAAAAAGACACCGAACACGATGACGATTTCGCCTTGTTTCAGGAAGCAGTACAGGGCGTAAAAAAGTTGCGACAGGATACCATAATCCAGCAACCAAAAAAAAATACTAAGCAAAAAGAAATCAAACGCTCAAACCGTGAAGCGAGTGATTCAGAATTTTACTTTTCTGATGAGTTTGTCCCTCTTCTCAATGAAGAAGGGCCGACTCGCTATGCACGTGACGACGTTTCCACCTATGAGGTAAAACGTCTGCGTCGCGGTGTTTATGTGCCCGACGTGTTCCTCGACATGCATGGTATGACTCAGCAGGAAGCAAAGCGCGAATTAGGCGCGATGATCGCGTACTGCGTAAAGAACGAAATTCACTGTGCTTGCGTTCAGCACGGGATTGGCAAGCATATCCTCAAACAAAAATCGCCACTGTGGCTGGCTCAACACCCTGATGTGATGGCCTTTCACCAAGCGCCTTTAGAGTTTGGGGGTGACGGTGCGCTGCTCGTCCTTCTCTCGATTCCAGAGAAGTAAAAATTCGTTCAATAACAATCTGTTTTCCATAACAATAAAGGCAGGATATTCCTGCCTTTTGATTAAATTTGGTTCAACGCTTATGGCGTGATATGCCACAACACCTCACCCTGCTGGGTTTGAGGATCGTATTCGACACAAACCAATCCAGATGTCGGGAACATTGGTGGAGCCATGTCTCTCACAAACTCTGCCGTTAAATATCCGACTAGCGGTAAATGCGAAACAAACAGCAACGACTCAAGCTTTTCAACTTCAATGAGGGCATTAGCATAGTCGTACACGCATTCAGATTGTCCGTAAGGCGTGATATCTTCAAACGTTTCAATACTTTGGGCCGAAAAGTGTTCGCTGACTTCTTGCCAGGTTTGTTGAGCACGGATGTACGGGCTCACGAGTACTTTGTCGAATTGAGCACAACCTTGTTCTTTGCACGCTCGGGCGACAGCTTGTGACTCATCTCTGCCTCTTTGGGTCAGTTGCCTAGCTGCGTCAGAATCCGCAAAGTGTTCGGCTTCGCCATGACGCATAATGAATATTTTCATGTTATTTCCTATGGATAGCTAACGCTACCAAAAGGTTGACTGCTATCTTTATAAGATATTCGGGGCTAATTTTAATAATGTCGAAACATAAATACTGATATAATTGTCTGTTCATTATACCAATTAGCTTGCCAAAGATAGCGACTTTCTTAACAATCTATTAAAAAAGAATATACTCAGTTCATCACCGCTTTGGCTATGCCATGAACTCAGTGCATTCCTTCAAACAGCCCTACCCATACGCAAAAGCGATGGGCCTATGCAGTAGTCTTACGAAAAACAAAAACGCAGGGAGCAGTATTTGTCGACGCGCAACATTTGCGCTGCCCCACTCAGGGTTCATAATTACTGTAATGCGAAATCTGGAGACGCATCGTGCACCTAAGTCCTAACGATTCAAATCAATACCGCTACATTACGCTGAGTAATGATTTGCGCGTGTTGATGATTCATTCCGATACAGCTCAACAGTCTGCAGCCGCTCTAGCAGTGAACGTCGGACACTTTGACGATCCTGATGATCGCCAAGGTTTAGCGCACTATTTAGAACACATGCTTTTTTTGGGTACGGAAAAATACCCTAAAGTAGGCGAATTTCAAAGCTATATTAGCCAACATGGTGGTACAAACAACGCTTGGACAGGAACAGAGCACACGTGTTTCTTTTTCGATGTCACTCCAAATGCCTTTGAAAACTCGCTAGATCGCTTCAGCCAATTCTTTACCGCACCTTTATTTAACGAGGAAGCATTAGACAAAGAGCGTCAGGCGGTCGATTCAGAATACAAGCTAAAACTGAATGACGATTCTCGTCGTTTGTATCAGGTTAATAAAGAAGTCATCAATCCAGAGCATCCATTTTCAAAGTTTTCCGTAGGGAATATTGATACGCTCGGCGACAGAAACGGTAAGTCTATTCGTGACGAAATCGTCGAGTTTCATCATTCTCAATACTCTGCTGATTTAATGACGCTAACCCTATTTGGCCCCCAATCCCTTGATGAGCAGCAAGCGTGGGTAGAGCGCATGTTTGCGGCCATCCCTAATCATCAATTGAAAGGTAAATCGATTGATGTACCT
This window contains:
- the sixA gene encoding phosphohistidine phosphatase SixA, with product MKIFIMRHGEAEHFADSDAARQLTQRGRDESQAVARACKEQGCAQFDKVLVSPYIRAQQTWQEVSEHFSAQSIETFEDITPYGQSECVYDYANALIEVEKLESLLFVSHLPLVGYLTAEFVRDMAPPMFPTSGLVCVEYDPQTQQGEVLWHITP
- the smrB gene encoding endonuclease SmrB yields the protein MSKKDTEHDDDFALFQEAVQGVKKLRQDTIIQQPKKNTKQKEIKRSNREASDSEFYFSDEFVPLLNEEGPTRYARDDVSTYEVKRLRRGVYVPDVFLDMHGMTQQEAKRELGAMIAYCVKNEIHCACVQHGIGKHILKQKSPLWLAQHPDVMAFHQAPLEFGGDGALLVLLSIPEK